A region from the Metarhizium brunneum chromosome 7, complete sequence genome encodes:
- the FSR1_2 gene encoding Non-reducing polyketide synthase fsr1: MGKQLFNNFSVCRKEMLQLERIAHALGFPQMLPVIEADEGRDIGEFLPAAVQLASICMQIALCRLWASWGIVPDAVVGHSLGEYAALNAAGVLSDADTLYLVGKRAELLQERCTCDTHAMLVIRASVAQIESVEGDVTKHKVEFACINSPVETVLAGTKDAITESAAILTGASLKATLLKVPYAFHSAQLDPMLSELEQVAKYVRFSKPTVPVLCPVDGSLVKDVGVFGPQYMVRHSREPVNMLQALSAARNNNVVTDLAAMLEIGPHPAIGAMIRAVLEYHRDFKSSHKVISLPLYNWDMTDYWIPYLHDWSLRKGDPPLIINSGGGPRLDTTTIHRVVQETPCSADQLRVVVEADIQRPDLSPVVQGHEVDGIPLCTPSVYADISLTLGTYLVQRYRPSQAGNLVDVTDMTITKALILRAGQKQQLLQGHAHVDWSTNSAVVVFMSFDNKQKLQEHSRCPLRFKDGPPLQKSLQKGVSRVTQRLQALRDGVGHGTTARYNRAMAYRAIRPLARFHPDYRAVDEAILDSVKLECSSHLNFTTLKKGGKFHTHPAVIDALTQSCGFTMNCNDSADLDEDIYMNHGWGSLQLFEDIDLQKSYRTYTLMKEGIDNMYHGDVVVLDNHDKVVAFFGQITIQRVPRRVLKVILTIESGAKSQRQVTTSRSEIATMKTPTSDPAKPIIRHSSSAAAVPDPVSAKEDAAARSSPASGGSQTPSGLARALSIIAEESGLAVTDLTDGTVLADAGIDSLLALTISARFKEELDVDLDFNALFIEYPTVGELKTFVGKVTCSTVSSAETSNPTSGAAEYADTIVSSSASMAGGSLEKHQDGPLAQKVDVNRALQIISEEGGVAMEDLTNDTVFSDAGVDSLLSLVITSRFRDELGLGIQLESLLLECPTVGELKAYLLGGDSDTTQAATQSSSPFLVAAASLPTTDTKVSEIRSDLPPRSQEESSALTARQNAVDRLVRKYTSGFSAPQSVPSSSAPTEEGTVVLVTGATGSLGSHLAYMLAQRADLKRVVCLNRENRGDAYTRQVKTMREKGIRFPETLKPKLLVLQAYTSKPMLGLERNTYGNLVDSITHIIHNAWPMSGQRALDRFEPQFQVMQNLIQLSSDIASRRLSSFKVSFQMVSSIGVVGLYGLQDSKEHKDKTKPTVVPEARLGIDSTDVVAGSKSHGYWNPMEHISFLVKLSQTVKALPNLGGTVRWTPAEDVAGTLIDLVLSDQKRDPHPFYHIDHPVGQPWAHVNAILADKKLI; this comes from the exons ATGGGCAAACAGCTCTTTAACAATTTCTCCGTCTGTCGCAAAGAAATGCTGCAGCTGGAGCGGATTGCCCACGCCCTTGGTTTCCCGCAGATGCTGCCCGtcatcgaggccgacgagggcCGCGATATCGGCGAGTTCTTGCCGGCTGCGGTCCAACTAGCCAGCATATGCATGCAAATTGCGCTATGCCGTCTATGGGCATCCTGGGGTATCGTCCCCGACGCAGTTGTCGGCCACAGCCTAGGGGAGTACGCTGCTCTTAATGCTGCCGGCGTGCTATCCGACGCCGACACCCTCTACCTCGTGGGTAAGAGGGCCGAGTTGCTCCAGGAGCGATGCACATGTGACACCCACGCCATGTTGGTTATCAGAGCATCAGTGGCGCAGATTGAGAGCGTCGAGGGTGATGTTACCAAACACAAGGTAGAGTTTGCGTGTATTAACTCCCCTGTTGAGACAGTGTTGGCTGGAACCAAAGACGCTATTACAGAGTCAGCAGCGATTTTGACAGGTGCGTCACTCAAGGCGACTCTTCTCAAGGTCCCGTATGCGTTCCATTCCGCGCAGTTGGACCCTATGCTGTCGGAGCTGGAGCAGGTCGCCAAGTACGTTAGATTTTCTAAGCCGACGGTGCCGGTGCTCTGCCCCGTAGATGGCAGTCTCGTCAAGGATGTCGGTGTCTTTGGCCCCCAGTACATGGTTCGTCACTCGCGTGAGCCTGTGAATATGCTTCAAGCACTTTCAGCAGCACGTAACAACAACGTCGTCACCGACCTGGCTGCCATGTTGGAGATTGGGCCGCACCCAGCCATAGGAGCCATGATCCGCGCTGTCTTGG AGTACCACCGTGACTTCAAAAGCTCGCACAAGGTCATCTCGTTGCCATTGTACAACTGGGACATGACAGACTACTGGATCCCCTATCTGCACGACTGGTCGCTGCGCAAAGGCGACCCTCCCCTTATCATCAACAGCGGTGGGGGCCCGAGACTCGACACCACGACTATTCACAGAGTTGTCCAAGAGACACCATGTTCCGCTGACCAGCTCCGCGTAGTTGTCGAGGCTGACATCCAACGCCCGGACCTGAGTCCGGTCGTTCAGGGGCACGAGGTCGATGGCATCCCGCTGTGCACTCCATCGGTCTACGCGGATATCTCCTTGACTCTAGGAACGTACCTTGTACAACGTTATCGCCCAAGCCAAGCTGGAAATCTCGTCGACGTGACCGATATGACCATTACCAAAGCCTTGATCTTGCGGGCTGGCCAAAAGCAGCAACTTCTCCAAGGGCACGCCCATGTTGATTGGTCAACCAATTCTGCCGTTGTGGTTTTCATGTCCTTTGAC AACAAACAAAAACTACAGGAGCATTCCCGTTGCCCGCTGCGCTTCAAAGACGGACCACCTCTCCAGAAGTCACTACAAAAGGGCGTGTCTAGAGTAACACAGCGGCTACAAGCTCTCCGAGACGGtgtcggccacggcaccaCCGCCCGCTACAACCGGGCCATGGCCTATCGCGCCATCAGGCCGCTGGCTAGATTCCACCCAGACTACCGTGCCGTCGATGAGGCTATTCTCGACAGCGTCAAACTGGAGTGCTCTAGCCATCTCAACTTCACCACCTTGAAGAAGGGCGGCAAATTCCACACTCACCCGGCCGTCATTGATGCCCTGACACAGTCGTGCGGCTTCACCATGAACTGCAATGATAGCGCGGACCTAGACGAGGACATATATATGAACCATGGTTGGGGCTCGCTGCAGTTATTCGAAGACATCGATCTGCAAAAGTCTTACAGAACTTATACGCTCATGAAGGAAGGTATAGACAACATGTACCATGGAGATGTTGTAGTCTTGGATAACCATGACAAAGTCGTCGCATTCTTCGGGCAGATTACT ATCCAACGCGTGCCACGCCGGGTATTGAAGGTAATACTGACCATTGAGAGTGGCGCCAAATCCCAGAGACAAGTTACGACAAGCCGGTCAGAAATCGCAACTATGAAGACTCCCACATCTGACCCGGCAAAGCCCATCATCCGGCATTCTAGCTCTGCTGCGGCTGTTCCGGATCCCGTCTCCGCAAAAGaagatgctgctgctcgttCATCGCCTGCCTCTGGCGGATCGCAAACCCCGTCAGGTCTTGCGCGAGCACTTTCAATCATTGCTGAAGAAAGCGGGCTGGCTGTGACCGATCTGACAGACGGTACTGTCCTTGCCGACGCCGGTATCGACTCTCTGCTTGCCTTGACCATCTCGGCGCGCTTCAAAGAAGAATTAGACGTGGATCTGGACTTTAATGCCCTTTTCATTGAGTATCCCACCGTCGGTGAGCTCAAGACATTCGTCGGTAAAGTAACTTGTAGTACAGTCAGTTCTGCTGAAACATCGAACCCTACCTCCGGCGCAGCCGAATATGCGGATACCATCGTGTCGTCTTCCGCTTCTATGGCAGGAGGCAGCCTTGAGAAACATCAGGACGGCCCACTCGCTCAAAAAGTCGACGTCAACCGAGCTCTCCAAATAATTTCGGAGGAGGGCGGGGTAGCAATGGAAGATCTTACCAACGACACTGTCTTCTCCGATGCAGGTGTAGACTCTCTCCTCTCTCTGGTCATTACGAGTCGGTTCCGGGACGAGCTTGGGCTCGGCATCCAACTGGAGTCATTGCTGCTGGAGTGCCCAACTGTGGGCGAACTGAAGGCATACTTGCTCGGAGGAGACTCTGACACTACACAAGCTGCCACACAatcatcttctccttttcttgtaGCTGCTGCGTCTCTCCCTACGACGGATACCAAGGTGTCCGAGATTAGATCTGATCTACCGCCGAGGTCTCAAGAGGAAAGCAGTGCACTAACGGCTCGTCAAAATGCTGTCGATAGACTCGTTCGCAAGTATACGTCCGGATTCTCGGCACCGCAGTCAGTCCCTTCATCTTCGGCACCAACCGAAGAGGGTACAGTCGTTTTGGTGACTGGTGCGACAGGAAGCCTGGGATCTCACTTGGCGTACATGCTGGCTCAGCGAGCTGACCTAAAGAGAGTTGTCTGCCTCAACCGTGAGAATAGAGGTGATGCATACACGCGACAGGTCAAGACGATGAGAGAGAAGGGGATTCGATTCCCAGAGACGCTCAAACCGAAGCTTCTTGTCTTGCAAGCATATACGTCCAAGCCCATGCTAGGCCTAGAGAGAAATACCTACGGAAATCTAGTAGATTCTATTACCCATATCATCCATAACGCGTGGCCCATGAGTGGACAGCGAGCCCTGGACAGATTTGAGCCTCAGTTTCAAGTGATGCAGAATCTGATCCAGTTGTCATCCGACATTGCCAGCCGGCGTCTGTCCTCCTTCAAGGTCAGCTTCCAAATGGTGTCTTCAATAGGCGTTGTAGGTCTGTACGGCCTACAGGACAGCAAGGagcacaaggacaagacgaaGCCGACGGTGGTGCCTGAAGCAAGGCTCGGCATCGACTCG ACAGATGTCGTTGCAGGGTCCAAGAGCCACGGCTACTGGAACCCGATGGAGCACATCAGCTTCTTGGTCAAATTGTCGCAGACAGTCAAGGCTCTGCCAAACCTCGGTGGAACGGTGCGCTGGACTCCGGCCGAGGATGTGGCTGGTACGCTGATCGACCTTGTCCTGTCAGATCAGAAACGCGACCCCCATCCGTTCTATCACATAGACCACCCTGTTGGTCAGCCCTGGGCTCATGTGAATGCAATTCTCGCTGACAAAAAATTAATCTGA
- the FSR1_1 gene encoding Non-reducing polyketide synthase fsr1 produces MGGGANLFLPPALTFAAALLSPAARLHSKRSGGANSTEAFWDLLSQGLDVHKVTLPLRWDVNTHVDLAGGRKNTGTVLYGCWLEDAGLFDARFFNISPREAPQIDPAQRLAMMTVYKAVERAGVGTVVFKRLDNAITDNNPILALILHSYTNHSSKSESITRPHVGAQRAIFGKILNEGIADPYSISYVEMHGTGTQAGDATEMASVLQTFAPPLSEVARGRSKDEALYLGSAKANIGHGGASSGSSALIKVLLMMQHNAIPPYCGIKTKINHKFPTDLKERNVNIATDLTRWERSSDPAKPRRVLINNFSAAGGNSAMLIEDAPILPPSTDIDPRSVHLVAISARSPASLQSNLRSMHGFLKQNEQHVQLGQLSYTTTARRMHHRYRVMLAGANTDELCRQIESAL; encoded by the exons ATGGGTGGTGGTGCCAATCTCTTCCTCCCTCCGGCTCTCACgtttgccgccgccctctTGTCGCCGGCCGCTCGCT TGCATTCGAAACGCTCCGGTGGCGCTAACTCTACCGAGGCATTCTGGGACCTCTTGAGCCAAGGTCTGGATGTTCACAAGGTTACTCTACCACTTCGGTGGGACGTCAACACGCACGTTGACCTGGCAGGGGGGCGCAAGAACACGGGAACGGTGCTGTATGGGTGCTGGCTTGAAGATGCGGGCCTGTTTGACGCGCGCTTCTTTAATATTTCGCCTCGAGAGGCACCGCAGATTGACCCCGCGCAGCGTcttgccatgatgacggtcTACAAGGCGGTTGAGCGAGCTG GCGTCGGGACAGTTGTTTTTAAACGTCTTGATAACGCTATTACCGATAATAATCCTATTTTGGCACTGATCCTACACTCGTACACGAACCACTCGTCCAAATCCGAGTCCATCACCCGTCCACATGTCGGTGCGCAGCGCGCCATCTTTGGCAAGATCCTGAACGAAGGCATTGCGGACCCCTACTCCATCAGCTATGTCGAAATGCACGGGAC AGGTACACAAGCCGGTGATGCCACGGAAATGGCAAGTGTTCTACAGACTTTTGCGCCGCCGTTGTCGGAAGTTGCTCGCGGGCGGTCCAAGGATGAGGCTCTATATCTCGGCTCAGCGAAGGCAAACATCGGGCATGGCGGGGCATCATCAGGTTCATCGGCTCTCATCAAAGTGCTGCTGATGATGCAGCATAATGCCATCCCGCCATACTGCGGAATCAAGACAAAAATTAACCACAAGTTCCCGACAGACCTCAAAGAGCGCAACGTCAACATCGCCACTGACTTGACTCGGTGGGAGAGGAGCAGCGACCCGGCCAAGCCTAGGAGAGTACTCATCAACAACTTCAGCGCCGCAGGCGGCAACTCGGCAATGCTGATTGAAGATGCACCTATTCTTCCTCCCAGTACGGACATTGACCCTCGGAGTGTTCATCTAGTAGCCATCTCAGCTAGGAGCCCGGCGTCGCTACAGTCTAATCTCCGGTCCATGCATGGCTTCTTGAAGCAGAACGAGCAACATGTGCAACTAGGCCAACTCTCTTACACTACGACGGCTCGTCGAATGCATCATCGATATCGTGTCAtgctcgccggcgccaatACCGACGAACTTTGCCGCCAAATCGAGAGTGCGCTTTGA
- the sprC gene encoding Streptogrisin-C: protein MELTNFLALLAVILPVAYGAPTQAASLHPQILEAMKRDLGLNAEQATARVAREIHATDVIEQLRSSVAFAGAWINADVLYIGITDQALADEVTAAGATPIVMTNSLSKLEKAKEDLDKIFIGRANALETSSDTSSGIASYFVDVAANKLVIEALADSHGYAEQLASQVGLTTEFQVRTVETMPTTMATVQGGDVYYINRSSRCSVGFAVTTGFVSAGHCGGSGASATTSSGEALGTFSGSVFPGSADMAYVRTVSGTVLRGYINGYGQGSFPVSGSSEAAVGASICRSGSTTQVHCGIIGAKGATVNYPQGAVSGLTRTSVCAEPGDSGGSFYSGSQAQGVTSGGSGDCSRGGTTYFQPVNRILQTYGLTLVTA from the coding sequence ATGGAGCTTACCAACTTTCTTGCCTTACTGGCAGTTATCCTGCCCGTCGCCTACGGTGCACCAACGCAGGCGGCAAGCCTGCACCCCCAGATTTTGGAGGCCATGAAGCGCGACTTGGGACTGAACGCCGAGCAGGCCACTGCTCGTGTGGCGCGGGAGATCCATGCCACCGATGTTATCGAACAGCTGCGCAGCTCAGTAGCGTTCGCTGGTGCTTGGATTAACGCGGACGTGCTATACATCGGCATTACTGACCAAGCCTTGGCCGATGAGGTCACTGCTGCCGGCGCCACGCCGATTGTCATGACCAATAGCCTGTCCAAgctggaaaaggccaaggaggatcTTGATAAGATATTCATCGGCCGAGCCAACGCCCTGGAAACATCTTCGGACACTAGCTCTGGCATTGCATCGTATTTCGTTGATGTCGCCGCCAACAAGCTCGTTATAGAGGCTCTCGCCGACAGTCACGGCTATGCTGAGCAACTAGCCTCGCAGGTTGGGCTTACGACCGAATTCCAGGTGCGGACTGTTGAGACGATGCCGACTACCATGGCCACGGTCCAGGGTGGCGATGtctattatattaatagaaGCTCCCGCTGCTCTGTTGGTTTCGCAGTAACCACAGGTTTTGTGTCTGCTGGACACTGTGGAGGATCAGGAGCTTCAGCTACAACAAGTAGTGGTGAGGCCCTAGGAACCTTTTCGGGCTCCGTCTTCCCTGGCAGTGCCGACATGGCCTACGTCCGCACTGTAAGTGGAACAGTCCTTAGAGGCTACATCAACGGCTACGGTCAAGGGAGCTTTCCCGTCTCAGGAAGCTccgaggctgctgttggAGCTAGCATCTGCCGCTCCGGCTCAACCACTCAAGTCCACTGCGGCATAATTGGCGCCAAGGGCGCCACGGTTAACTACCCTCAAGGAGCTGTTTCGGGCCTCACTCGGACTAGCGTCTGCGCCGAGCCCGGCGACTCAGGCGGTTCTTTCTACTCCGGCTCCCAGGCGCAGGGTGTCACCTCGGGAGGCTCCGGCGACTGCAGCCGTGGAGGCACGACCTATTTCCAACCTGTTAATAGGATCCTCCAGACATATGGCCTTACCTTGGTCACGGCGTAG